A region from the Muribaculum gordoncarteri genome encodes:
- a CDS encoding nitroreductase family protein encodes MNIDNYFKTRRTVRRYSSREVEPQLLKEMLEEASHAPTTGNMQLYSVIVTRSEEGKRALAPLHFNQPSATGCSVLLTFCIDYNRFVKWCEASDAVPGYDNFQSFMTGALDTCIFAQQFNTIAEMHGLGCCYLGTTTYTAPEIAKVLNLPKRVIPLVTLTVGYPEGDAPLSDRIPVEGIIHEEAYHDYSVEDIRDIYAEKEAREDSRKFIEENGKTTLAQVFTDVRYPRENNERFSKIYYDFIRENFLME; translated from the coding sequence ATGAATATCGACAATTATTTCAAGACACGGCGCACAGTGCGCCGCTATAGCTCACGCGAGGTCGAGCCACAGTTGCTGAAAGAGATGCTTGAAGAGGCATCGCACGCTCCCACCACCGGCAACATGCAGCTCTACTCGGTAATCGTAACCCGATCGGAGGAAGGAAAGAGAGCTCTCGCCCCGTTGCACTTCAACCAGCCCTCGGCCACAGGATGCAGCGTGCTGCTCACATTCTGCATCGACTACAACCGATTTGTGAAGTGGTGCGAGGCAAGTGACGCCGTTCCTGGCTACGACAATTTCCAGTCGTTCATGACAGGAGCTCTCGATACCTGCATTTTCGCACAGCAGTTCAACACCATAGCCGAAATGCACGGACTTGGATGCTGCTACCTTGGCACAACCACCTATACTGCTCCCGAAATAGCAAAAGTGCTCAACCTGCCCAAACGGGTGATTCCCCTCGTAACGCTCACCGTGGGCTATCCCGAGGGCGATGCACCGCTGTCAGACCGCATTCCCGTCGAGGGAATAATCCACGAGGAGGCATATCACGACTACTCCGTGGAGGATATACGTGACATCTATGCCGAAAAGGAGGCCCGCGAGGACAGCCGCAAATTCATCGAGGAGAACGGCAAGACCACCCTCGCCCAGGTATTTACCGATGTGCGTTATCCGCGCGAGAACAACGAGCGCTTCTCAAAGATATACTACGACTTCATCCGCGAGAACTTCCTGATGGAGTAA
- a CDS encoding GLPGLI family protein, which translates to MDGVVYHSQLYVTKDYAKSVSTTYDQAGLGELGYYDEPFSEIDWHIVEDSTKTVLGYECVMATADYHGRKWTAWFSPEIPVQDGPWKFCGLPGLILEAAEENGHHRFTADGIEQSSQSIYPIYNKDYEKMGRLDMLRNLRNFRDNNNSIIKASTGGMLDFGPDAPVQTEYDFLETDYR; encoded by the coding sequence ATGGACGGGGTGGTATATCACTCTCAGTTATACGTAACGAAAGATTATGCAAAATCTGTTTCTACAACCTACGACCAAGCCGGACTGGGTGAACTCGGATATTACGACGAGCCTTTTTCCGAAATCGACTGGCATATAGTTGAGGACAGCACCAAAACTGTATTAGGCTATGAGTGCGTGATGGCGACCGCCGATTACCACGGTCGGAAATGGACGGCGTGGTTCTCTCCCGAGATTCCGGTTCAGGATGGCCCTTGGAAATTTTGCGGATTGCCCGGGCTTATACTTGAAGCCGCCGAGGAGAATGGTCATCACCGTTTTACAGCCGACGGTATCGAGCAGTCAAGTCAGTCGATATACCCGATATATAACAAAGATTACGAAAAAATGGGGCGGCTTGACATGCTGCGCAACCTGCGAAATTTCCGTGATAACAATAATTCGATAATCAAGGCATCGACCGGCGGTATGCTTGACTTCGGTCCCGATGCCCCCGTGCAAACTGAATACGATTTCCTGGAAACTGACTATCGTTAA
- a CDS encoding M16 family metallopeptidase, translating to MRKFIQRLVCVACMAVAMPSFVSAQQQMPPIPVDDQVRIGKLDNGLTYYIRHNEYPKGQADFYIAQKVGSILEEDNQRGLAHFLEHMCFNGTKNFPGNEIVSWLESVGVKFGQNLNARTDVDETIYNISKVPTARESVQDSCLLILHDWADGLLLEDAEIDKERGVIHEEWRSTNVGSNRILENLLPVIYPGDRYAYRMPIGTMEVVDNFPYQALRDYYEKWYRPDQQCIAVVGDVDVDRIEGKIKEMFADIKMPENPAPRVYYPVADNDKPIIAIGKDKEQSRALVQLMFKRDATPDSLKGNLDYLVELYVVNMMTNMLNSRLSDIMSTSDAPFAVAQAMDGRFLAAKTKKALTLAGLAKGNDIKPVIESIYREALRAKRGGFTATEYDRARNEFLSALEAAYKNRNTQSSSVLVEEYVRNFIDNEPIPGIENEYNIMNLLAKQIPVEVINMAMLSLIPDKNLVVLAMLPDNGQFIIPTEAELSDVLTKVAAEDISAHVDEVKSEPLIAQLPKPGTVVSVGEDKLYGATVWTLSNGIKVVFKHTDFKDDEILFMATANGGTSVYGADDDLNLRFLPIAMLQSGLGSYTNSDLSKYLAGKQASVSVTLDDYARSVSGSCVVKDLPSLMELIYMTFTAYNITPDEFASTQNVYTGALQNQEANPEYQFGKGFQMDTYVSPRNYAVDVATIQNANRERILDIIHQQLADAGQFTFYFVGNVNAETLKPLVEQYIATLPKGAAPKEVKLAGLGFKKGASTDRETFKMDIPQTYVGITLTGDMPYTSKNQKLASIAGQILTGRLVKLVREDEGAVYSISAQGAMQRVSDNPVVMQSAFPMKPEMKDKVLGIIAEQFDDMSRNITPEELAKVKEFMVKSATEGLERNASWLSAMVGYNRLPVDTLTDAVDVINSITEDDVEAFMSELMKQNNYRVYILDPAE from the coding sequence ATGAGAAAGTTTATCCAACGGCTCGTGTGTGTTGCATGCATGGCCGTGGCTATGCCGAGTTTTGTTTCGGCACAGCAGCAGATGCCGCCTATACCGGTGGACGATCAAGTAAGGATAGGTAAGCTTGACAACGGTCTTACTTACTATATTCGTCACAATGAATATCCCAAAGGACAAGCCGATTTCTATATCGCACAGAAGGTCGGCTCAATACTTGAAGAGGATAATCAGCGTGGCCTTGCTCACTTCCTTGAGCACATGTGTTTTAACGGCACCAAGAATTTCCCCGGAAACGAAATCGTTTCGTGGCTCGAAAGCGTGGGTGTAAAGTTTGGTCAAAACCTTAATGCACGCACCGATGTGGATGAAACCATCTACAATATATCGAAGGTGCCCACAGCGCGTGAAAGCGTACAGGATTCCTGCCTGCTCATCCTTCATGACTGGGCCGACGGGCTGCTGCTCGAGGATGCCGAGATCGACAAGGAGCGCGGTGTGATACACGAGGAGTGGCGCAGTACCAACGTTGGCTCCAATCGCATTCTCGAGAACCTTCTTCCGGTTATATATCCGGGCGACCGTTACGCTTACAGAATGCCTATCGGAACGATGGAGGTGGTCGATAACTTCCCTTATCAGGCTCTGCGTGACTACTACGAGAAGTGGTATCGTCCCGACCAGCAGTGTATAGCCGTTGTGGGTGATGTCGATGTCGACCGCATAGAGGGAAAGATCAAGGAGATGTTTGCCGACATAAAGATGCCCGAAAATCCCGCACCCCGCGTCTACTATCCTGTCGCCGACAATGACAAGCCCATCATCGCCATTGGAAAGGACAAGGAGCAGTCAAGGGCTCTCGTGCAGCTTATGTTCAAGCGTGATGCAACACCCGACTCGCTGAAGGGCAATCTCGACTACCTCGTCGAGCTTTATGTTGTCAACATGATGACCAACATGCTAAATTCGCGTCTTTCCGACATTATGTCGACTTCCGACGCTCCCTTTGCCGTGGCACAGGCCATGGATGGACGATTCCTTGCTGCCAAGACCAAGAAGGCGCTCACTCTTGCCGGACTTGCAAAGGGCAATGACATAAAGCCGGTAATCGAATCGATCTATCGTGAAGCATTGCGTGCAAAGCGTGGCGGATTCACCGCTACCGAATATGACCGTGCCCGCAATGAGTTCCTTTCGGCACTTGAGGCTGCTTATAAGAACCGCAATACACAGTCGTCATCGGTACTGGTCGAGGAGTATGTGCGAAACTTTATCGACAACGAGCCCATTCCCGGTATCGAGAATGAGTATAATATAATGAATCTGCTCGCCAAGCAGATTCCGGTAGAGGTGATTAATATGGCTATGTTGTCGTTGATTCCCGACAAAAACCTCGTGGTTCTTGCCATGTTGCCCGACAACGGACAATTCATAATCCCCACCGAAGCCGAACTTTCCGATGTGCTGACAAAGGTGGCTGCTGAAGACATATCGGCCCATGTCGATGAGGTGAAGAGCGAGCCGCTTATCGCTCAGCTTCCCAAGCCCGGCACTGTAGTGTCGGTGGGCGAGGACAAGCTCTACGGTGCAACCGTGTGGACTCTTTCCAACGGCATAAAGGTTGTGTTTAAGCACACCGACTTCAAGGATGACGAAATCCTCTTTATGGCCACTGCCAACGGCGGAACATCGGTCTATGGAGCCGACGACGACCTGAACCTGCGATTCCTGCCAATCGCCATGCTGCAGTCGGGCCTTGGCAGCTACACCAACTCTGACCTGTCGAAATATCTTGCCGGTAAGCAGGCTTCGGTGAGCGTTACGCTCGACGACTATGCCCGCAGCGTGAGCGGCTCATGTGTGGTTAAGGATCTTCCTTCGCTGATGGAGTTGATATACATGACTTTCACCGCCTACAACATAACTCCCGACGAATTTGCTTCGACCCAGAATGTCTATACCGGTGCATTGCAGAATCAGGAGGCAAATCCCGAATACCAGTTTGGCAAGGGATTCCAGATGGACACTTACGTATCTCCGCGTAATTACGCCGTGGATGTAGCTACAATTCAGAATGCCAACCGTGAGCGCATTCTTGATATAATTCATCAGCAGCTTGCCGATGCGGGTCAGTTCACGTTCTATTTCGTGGGTAATGTCAATGCCGAAACCCTCAAGCCGCTCGTGGAGCAGTACATAGCCACACTGCCCAAGGGCGCGGCTCCTAAGGAGGTTAAGCTTGCCGGACTCGGATTTAAGAAGGGTGCCTCGACCGACCGTGAAACATTCAAGATGGATATTCCGCAGACCTATGTCGGCATTACCTTGACAGGTGATATGCCTTACACATCCAAGAACCAGAAGCTCGCTTCGATTGCCGGACAGATATTGACCGGTCGTCTTGTGAAGCTTGTTCGCGAGGATGAGGGCGCCGTATATTCAATCAGCGCACAGGGTGCAATGCAGCGCGTTTCCGACAATCCCGTGGTGATGCAGTCGGCATTCCCCATGAAGCCTGAAATGAAGGACAAGGTGCTCGGCATAATCGCCGAACAGTTTGATGACATGTCACGCAACATCACTCCCGAGGAGCTTGCCAAGGTGAAGGAGTTCATGGTCAAGAGTGCCACCGAGGGGCTTGAGCGCAATGCCTCATGGCTGTCGGCCATGGTAGGTTACAACAGGCTGCCAGTTGACACCCTCACTGATGCTGTCGATGTCATAAACTCAATCACTGAGGACGATGTTGAGGCATTCATGAGCGAGCTGATGAAGCAGAACAACTATCGTGTCTACATTCTCGACCCTGCCGAGTAA
- a CDS encoding adenosylcobalamin-dependent ribonucleoside-diphosphate reductase encodes MATIYTYDEAQQASLDYFGGDELAARVWVTKYALKDSFGNLFEKTPDDMHRRIAREIARVENNYPNPMSEDEVFELIRNFKYIVPQGSPMSGIGNNYQVGSLSNCFVIGIDGTPDSYGGIMKIDEEQVQLMKRRGGVGHDLSHIRPKGMPVKNSALTSTGLVPFMERYSNSTREVAQDGRRGALMMTVSIKHPDSEAFIDAKMTEGKVTGANVSVRIDDDFMQAAVDNKPYVQQYPVDSDEPIVKKEVEAAALWGKIVHNAWKSAEPGVLFWDTVTRESVPDCYADLGFRTISTNPCGEIPLCPYDSCRLLAINLYSYVRNPFTPEASFDFDLFKTHVAKAQRMMDDIIDLEMEKIDKIIDKIDSDPENAEVKQTERHLWEKIRSKTLKGRRTGVGTTAEGDMIAALGLRYGTPEATDFSVEVHKALAIAAYGSSVNMAKERGAFEVYDAEREKNNPYINRLREASPELYDEMVANGRRNIACLTIAPTGTTSLMTQTTSGIEPVFLPVYKRRRKVNPNDPEVHIDYVDETGDAFEEYIVYHPKFLKWMEVNGIERKDSYTQEELDALVARSPYYKATSNDVDWMEKVKMQGRVQKWVDHSISVTINLPSDVTEELVNRLYVEAWRSGCKGCTVYRDGSRSGVLVAVEKKAEPTVKDTDAHVHKRPIELEADVVRFQNNKEKWIAFVGLLDGEPYEIFTGLADDEDGIFCPKSVTHGKIIKAIDDKGNKRYDFQFVNKRGYKTTIEGLSDKFNPEYWNYAKLISGVLRYGMPIDQVLKLVGTLELDSQSINTWKMGVERALKKYLPNGTKANGQKCPNCGNDTLIYQEGCLICTSCGTSKCG; translated from the coding sequence GTGGCTACGATTTACACTTACGACGAAGCTCAGCAGGCTTCGTTGGACTATTTTGGAGGTGATGAACTTGCTGCTCGCGTTTGGGTAACCAAGTATGCGCTCAAGGACTCATTCGGCAATCTCTTCGAGAAAACGCCCGACGACATGCATCGTCGCATCGCACGCGAAATCGCGCGCGTGGAGAACAATTATCCTAACCCTATGAGCGAGGACGAAGTGTTTGAGCTCATTCGCAACTTTAAGTATATCGTTCCGCAAGGCAGTCCCATGTCGGGCATAGGCAACAACTATCAGGTTGGTTCGCTTAGTAACTGCTTTGTCATCGGCATTGACGGCACCCCCGACTCCTACGGCGGCATAATGAAGATCGACGAGGAGCAGGTGCAGCTCATGAAGCGCCGAGGCGGAGTGGGGCACGACCTCAGCCACATTCGACCCAAGGGTATGCCGGTAAAGAATTCGGCATTGACCTCTACGGGACTGGTGCCCTTCATGGAGCGTTACTCCAACTCTACCCGCGAGGTGGCTCAGGACGGACGCCGTGGCGCGTTGATGATGACCGTAAGCATAAAGCATCCCGACAGCGAGGCATTCATCGATGCCAAGATGACTGAAGGTAAGGTGACGGGTGCCAATGTGTCGGTGCGCATCGACGATGACTTCATGCAGGCTGCCGTTGACAACAAGCCCTACGTTCAGCAATATCCCGTTGACTCCGACGAGCCTATAGTGAAGAAGGAGGTAGAGGCTGCCGCGTTGTGGGGTAAGATTGTGCACAACGCATGGAAATCGGCCGAGCCGGGAGTGCTTTTCTGGGATACCGTGACACGCGAATCGGTGCCCGACTGTTACGCCGATCTCGGATTCCGCACCATCTCCACCAATCCGTGTGGCGAAATACCGTTGTGTCCCTACGACAGCTGCCGACTGCTCGCTATAAATCTCTACAGCTATGTGCGCAATCCGTTCACTCCCGAGGCTTCGTTTGATTTCGACCTCTTCAAGACGCACGTGGCCAAGGCTCAGCGCATGATGGACGACATCATCGACCTTGAGATGGAGAAGATCGACAAAATTATAGATAAAATCGACTCCGACCCCGAAAACGCCGAGGTTAAGCAGACCGAGCGTCACCTTTGGGAGAAGATTCGCTCAAAGACATTGAAAGGCCGTCGCACGGGCGTGGGAACAACAGCCGAGGGCGACATGATTGCCGCACTTGGACTGCGTTACGGTACTCCCGAGGCTACCGACTTCTCGGTTGAGGTACACAAGGCCCTTGCAATTGCAGCCTATGGCTCGTCGGTAAACATGGCCAAGGAGCGTGGCGCATTTGAGGTCTACGACGCCGAGCGTGAGAAAAACAATCCCTATATCAATCGTCTTCGTGAGGCATCGCCCGAGCTATATGACGAAATGGTGGCCAACGGACGACGCAATATCGCCTGTCTTACCATCGCCCCCACCGGAACCACGAGCTTGATGACGCAGACCACATCGGGTATTGAGCCGGTGTTCCTGCCTGTCTACAAGCGTCGTCGCAAGGTGAATCCCAATGACCCTGAAGTGCACATCGATTATGTTGACGAAACAGGTGACGCATTTGAGGAGTACATCGTTTACCATCCCAAGTTCCTCAAGTGGATGGAGGTCAACGGTATCGAGCGAAAGGACTCCTACACTCAGGAGGAGCTTGACGCACTTGTGGCCCGTTCGCCTTACTACAAGGCCACTTCCAACGATGTAGACTGGATGGAGAAGGTGAAGATGCAGGGTCGTGTGCAGAAGTGGGTCGATCACTCTATTTCGGTGACCATAAATCTGCCCTCCGATGTTACCGAGGAGCTTGTCAACCGCCTTTATGTCGAGGCTTGGCGCTCGGGATGCAAGGGATGCACCGTCTATCGCGACGGTTCCCGCTCGGGAGTGCTTGTGGCTGTCGAGAAGAAGGCCGAGCCGACTGTCAAGGATACCGACGCCCATGTTCACAAGCGTCCCATCGAGCTTGAAGCCGATGTGGTAAGATTCCAGAACAACAAGGAGAAGTGGATTGCCTTCGTGGGACTGCTCGACGGTGAGCCTTACGAGATTTTCACCGGTCTTGCCGACGACGAGGACGGAATCTTCTGCCCCAAGAGCGTTACTCACGGAAAGATTATCAAGGCCATCGACGATAAGGGCAACAAGCGTTACGACTTCCAGTTTGTAAACAAGCGTGGTTACAAGACCACCATCGAGGGACTTTCCGACAAGTTCAACCCCGAGTACTGGAACTATGCCAAGCTTATCTCCGGTGTGTTGCGTTACGGAATGCCTATTGACCAGGTGTTGAAGCTTGTGGGTACTCTTGAACTCGACAGCCAGTCGATAAATACATGGAAGATGGGTGTTGAGCGTGCGTTGAAGAAGTATCTCCCCAACGGCACCAAGGCCAACGGACAGAAGTGTCCCAACTGTGGCAACGATACTCTTATTTATCAGGAAGGATGCCTGATATGCACATCCTGCGGCACTTCAAAATGCGGATAA
- a CDS encoding 4-alpha-glucanotransferase — protein MKLNFNIDYRTNWGESVYIVGHIPELGDGDESRAVKLELDGVGLWSLSIDVADETCDFDYRYIVRRDDGSTRYEWGRPHRFVAGCDVKSYEIYDRWQDQPYDKPYYSSVFVDCINRRDDRDEPQSLYPGSVTLRVDAPMVGSGEVLALCGDDEAIGEWNPENALVMNDSNFPEWSITLPNKEIHLPFRYKFVILDKTTRKLLAWENGDNRVMNIIPEHKSSALVVGGMRFINSRPAWRGAGVAIPVFSVRSEDDFGVGDFFDLKKMVDWAVVTGQKFLQILPINDTTMTHTWTDSYPYNANSTFALHPMYMRLSELGRLNDENRQKYYDDLAVELNALPTVDYERVNNAKNEFMREIFRQEGAKTLELPEFKAFVEANAYWLTPYAAFCVLRDMNGTPEFGKWGEYAVYDEAKVSKFVDEHADDINFVYYVQYHLDRQMRAVHEYAGKHGVAFKGDIPIGISRDSADAWISPRLFNMDCQAGAPPDDFSVLGQNWGFPTYNWEEMNKDGFAWWKARFRKMAEYFDAYRIDHVLGFFRIWQIPMDAVHGLLGIFNPALPYTPDELRHNYDFWLDVDLQTTPFIMDYFLYDFFGEYTDEAKRRFLIDVGYGRYKLRPEFDTQRKIANYFATEEKCEKNDKLCNALLGLVDEVLFIEDPYEKGKYHPRISAQFTYIYRSLTDYERWCFNRLYNDFYYHRHNDFWYGKAMWKLPPLIDSTSMLTCAEDLGMIPDCVPAVMNALQMLSLEIQRMPKDPKAEFGNTWTYPYLSVCTTSTHDMGGIRQWWEENREVTQHFYNNMLHEQGPAPHYAEPWICDKIVTLNLQSPSMLAIFPLQDWLSIDGNLRRNDPREELINIPANPRHYWRYRMHMTVEELLDAQLYNDYVRSKIKSVGR, from the coding sequence ATGAAGCTTAATTTCAATATCGACTACCGCACCAATTGGGGCGAATCGGTATACATCGTCGGACATATTCCCGAACTTGGCGATGGTGATGAATCTCGTGCCGTGAAGCTTGAACTTGACGGTGTGGGATTGTGGTCGCTGTCGATTGATGTCGCCGATGAAACTTGCGACTTCGACTATCGTTACATTGTAAGACGCGACGACGGTTCGACGCGTTACGAGTGGGGACGCCCCCACAGGTTTGTTGCAGGGTGCGATGTGAAAAGTTACGAAATCTATGACCGATGGCAGGATCAGCCTTACGACAAGCCCTACTATTCATCGGTGTTTGTCGACTGTATCAACCGTCGTGACGACCGTGACGAGCCACAGTCGCTCTATCCCGGTTCGGTGACATTGCGCGTCGACGCTCCTATGGTGGGTTCCGGTGAGGTGCTTGCATTGTGCGGCGACGACGAGGCTATCGGCGAGTGGAATCCCGAAAACGCCTTGGTGATGAACGACAGCAATTTCCCTGAATGGAGCATAACGCTTCCCAATAAGGAGATTCATCTGCCGTTCCGTTACAAGTTTGTGATTCTTGACAAGACTACCCGTAAGCTGCTCGCCTGGGAGAACGGCGACAATCGAGTGATGAACATAATCCCCGAGCATAAGAGCTCGGCGCTCGTTGTGGGCGGTATGCGTTTCATCAATTCCCGTCCGGCATGGCGCGGAGCGGGTGTGGCCATTCCCGTGTTCTCGGTGCGCAGTGAGGATGACTTCGGCGTGGGCGACTTCTTCGACCTTAAGAAGATGGTTGATTGGGCTGTTGTCACAGGACAGAAGTTCCTTCAGATTCTGCCTATCAACGACACCACGATGACTCACACGTGGACCGACTCCTATCCCTACAACGCCAATTCAACATTTGCGTTGCACCCCATGTATATGCGTCTTAGCGAGCTTGGACGCCTTAACGACGAGAACCGTCAGAAGTACTACGACGACCTCGCCGTTGAACTTAACGCGCTTCCCACAGTCGACTATGAGCGTGTCAACAACGCCAAGAACGAGTTTATGCGCGAGATATTCCGCCAGGAGGGCGCAAAGACTCTTGAGTTGCCCGAGTTCAAGGCATTTGTCGAGGCTAATGCTTACTGGTTGACTCCTTATGCCGCTTTCTGCGTGCTTCGTGACATGAACGGCACCCCTGAATTTGGCAAGTGGGGCGAATATGCCGTTTATGATGAGGCCAAGGTGTCGAAATTTGTCGATGAGCATGCCGATGACATAAACTTCGTGTACTATGTACAGTATCATCTCGACAGGCAGATGCGTGCCGTCCATGAATATGCCGGTAAGCACGGCGTGGCCTTCAAGGGCGATATTCCTATCGGTATTTCGCGCGACTCGGCCGATGCATGGATTTCACCTCGCCTGTTCAACATGGATTGCCAGGCCGGTGCTCCGCCCGATGACTTCTCGGTGCTTGGACAAAACTGGGGATTCCCGACCTACAACTGGGAGGAGATGAACAAGGACGGTTTTGCCTGGTGGAAGGCACGTTTCCGCAAGATGGCCGAGTACTTCGACGCCTACCGCATCGACCATGTGCTTGGGTTCTTCCGAATATGGCAAATACCGATGGATGCTGTACACGGATTGCTGGGAATCTTCAATCCCGCATTGCCCTATACACCCGATGAGTTGCGTCACAATTACGACTTCTGGCTCGATGTCGATTTGCAGACGACTCCGTTTATAATGGATTACTTCCTCTATGACTTCTTCGGCGAATATACCGACGAGGCCAAGCGTCGCTTCCTGATTGATGTTGGTTACGGACGCTACAAGCTCCGTCCCGAGTTTGACACTCAGCGCAAGATTGCCAACTACTTCGCAACCGAAGAGAAGTGTGAGAAAAACGATAAGCTGTGCAACGCCTTGCTTGGTCTTGTCGACGAGGTGCTCTTTATCGAGGATCCCTACGAGAAAGGCAAGTATCATCCGCGCATCTCGGCACAGTTCACCTATATATATCGCTCGTTGACCGACTATGAGCGCTGGTGCTTCAACCGTCTTTACAACGACTTCTACTACCACCGTCACAATGACTTCTGGTATGGAAAAGCTATGTGGAAGCTTCCTCCCTTGATTGACTCCACTTCGATGCTCACCTGCGCCGAGGACCTTGGCATGATTCCCGATTGCGTTCCCGCTGTGATGAATGCGTTGCAGATGCTTTCGCTTGAGATTCAGCGTATGCCTAAGGACCCGAAGGCCGAATTCGGTAACACGTGGACCTATCCCTATCTGTCGGTCTGCACGACATCGACCCACGACATGGGCGGAATACGCCAGTGGTGGGAGGAGAATCGTGAAGTCACGCAGCATTTCTACAACAACATGCTCCATGAGCAAGGTCCGGCACCGCACTATGCCGAGCCGTGGATTTGCGACAAGATAGTGACGCTTAACCTTCAGTCGCCATCGATGCTTGCCATATTCCCGCTTCAGGACTGGCTGTCGATCGACGGCAATCTGCGTCGCAACGACCCGCGTGAGGAGCTGATTAATATTCCGGCTAATCCGCGTCACTATTGGCGTTACAGAATGCACATGACGGTCGAGGAGCTTCTTGATGCTCAGCTCTATAACGACTATGTGCGTTCAAAGATTAAGTCGGTAGGCCGATAA